One Thermoanaerobaculales bacterium genomic window carries:
- a CDS encoding M28 family peptidase, with the protein MGNLIRTKLTRVAAVLGVLAAMIAGGCRQPETAPEARAVGVTLPAGAAEAADTIAAADLLRDVTELASDAMEGRLPGSPGDARARAYLAARLGELGLEPAFGADGWEQPITMVGLTSRLPEVWSFRAPGGGEVAFRLGDEYTGASGVQQPRVSIEGAEVVFVGYGIQAPEEGWDDFKGAELAGKVLLMLNDDPDWDPALFAGARKLSYGRWTYKYESAARQGAAAAIIIHTTPSAGYPWQVVRTGWSGEQFELAAGGEPRTLLKSWLAEDAARRLVALAGHDLDELVASAHSPGFVPVPLGVTTSLRFAVEMRKTATANVGGLLRGSDPELAGELVVVSAHHDHFGIGEPDATGDAIYNGALDNGVAMAQELGVARAFTALPEPPRRSVLFLFPAAEEQGILGSAYFVASGAFPPGRIAADINFELGNVWGLTRDVTVFGKGKSELDDLLAVLAAGQGRVLVEEPDVRAGWFYRSDQISFARAGVPAIWFKSGTDVIGRPAGWGEQQQAEWIERRYHQPSDQVDPSWDLDGLVQDARLAFQLAAVVATRDAMPAWVPGDEFEDERLASLR; encoded by the coding sequence ATGGGCAATCTCATCCGAACGAAGCTGACCCGAGTCGCCGCGGTCCTCGGTGTGCTGGCGGCCATGATCGCCGGCGGCTGCCGCCAGCCGGAAACCGCACCCGAGGCTCGGGCGGTCGGCGTCACGCTCCCGGCGGGGGCGGCCGAGGCCGCCGACACGATCGCGGCCGCGGACCTCCTGCGTGACGTGACCGAGCTGGCGAGCGACGCCATGGAAGGGCGGCTCCCCGGCAGCCCCGGCGACGCGCGCGCCCGCGCCTATCTCGCCGCGCGGCTCGGCGAGCTCGGTCTGGAGCCGGCGTTCGGTGCCGACGGCTGGGAGCAGCCGATCACCATGGTCGGCCTCACCTCACGGCTCCCGGAGGTCTGGTCGTTCCGCGCGCCCGGCGGGGGCGAGGTCGCCTTCCGGCTGGGCGATGAGTACACCGGCGCGAGCGGCGTCCAGCAGCCGCGGGTCAGCATCGAGGGCGCCGAGGTGGTGTTCGTCGGCTACGGCATCCAGGCCCCGGAGGAGGGGTGGGACGACTTCAAGGGCGCCGAGCTCGCCGGCAAGGTCCTGCTCATGCTCAACGACGACCCGGACTGGGACCCCGCGCTGTTCGCCGGCGCGCGCAAGCTCTCCTACGGCCGCTGGACCTACAAGTACGAGAGCGCCGCCCGCCAGGGCGCCGCGGCGGCGATCATCATCCACACCACCCCCTCGGCCGGCTACCCGTGGCAGGTGGTCCGCACCGGGTGGAGCGGCGAGCAGTTCGAGCTCGCGGCCGGCGGCGAGCCGCGGACCCTGCTCAAGTCCTGGCTGGCCGAGGACGCCGCCCGCCGCCTGGTCGCGCTCGCCGGCCACGATCTCGACGAGCTGGTGGCGTCGGCGCACTCGCCGGGCTTCGTCCCGGTCCCGCTCGGGGTCACGACCTCGTTGCGCTTCGCGGTCGAGATGCGCAAGACCGCCACCGCCAATGTCGGCGGGCTGCTGCGGGGCAGCGACCCCGAGCTGGCCGGCGAGCTGGTGGTGGTCAGTGCCCACCACGATCACTTCGGCATCGGCGAGCCCGACGCCACCGGCGACGCCATCTACAACGGCGCCCTCGACAACGGCGTCGCGATGGCCCAGGAGCTCGGCGTGGCCCGCGCCTTCACCGCCCTCCCCGAGCCGCCGCGGCGCAGCGTCCTCTTCCTGTTCCCGGCGGCCGAGGAGCAGGGCATCCTCGGCTCGGCCTACTTCGTGGCGAGCGGCGCCTTCCCCCCCGGCCGGATCGCGGCCGACATCAACTTCGAGCTCGGCAACGTGTGGGGCCTCACCCGCGACGTGACCGTATTCGGCAAGGGCAAGTCCGAGCTCGACGACCTGCTCGCCGTCCTCGCCGCGGGCCAGGGCCGGGTGCTGGTCGAGGAGCCCGACGTGCGCGCCGGCTGGTTCTACCGCTCCGACCAGATCAGCTTCGCCCGCGCCGGCGTGCCGGCGATCTGGTTCAAGTCCGGCACCGACGTCATCGGCCGGCCGGCCGGCTGGGGCGAGCAGCAGCAGGCCGAGTGGATCGAGCGCCGCTACCACCAGCCGAGCGACCAGGTCGACCCCTCGTGGGACCTCGATGGTCTGGTCCAGGACGCCCGCCTGGCGTTCCAGCTCGCGGCCGTGGTGGCGACCCGCGACGCGATGCCGGCCTGGGTCCCCGGCGACGAGTTCGAGGACGAGCGCCTGGCCTCCCTCCGCTAG
- a CDS encoding NAD-dependent malic enzyme, with product MGDYVVKNFSIKIDALTGEEYYEIYIRGQQLLRDPLLNKGSAFTLEERMTLQLDGLLRPGVGDLDTQVKRARQNYERKPDDLERYIYLLGLLDRSEPLFYKLLCENLEEMVPIVYTPTVGQACLQLSHIHRRFRGLYISPENISRIDQIFQSVHLPQVYLIVVTDGERILGLGDLGSDGMGIPIGKVALYVAAGGLHPAACLPISLDVGTNNERLLKDPLYLGYQHPRLEGKAYEDFIERFILGVKRNFPHALLQWEDFAKHKAFKNLERYRERILSFNDDIQGTGATALAALLTAMRIKKSSLQEERFVIVGMGQAGTGIATCIQAMLKEGGLTDAEARSRIFAVDYQGLLVEDDPELERPQWPFSQPRQAVAEWQLEAPPKITLQDVVANAKPTVLVGVTAKRGLFSEQILAEVAKNTDRPVILALSNPTSKTECTPAEAAKATGGKCLIATGSPFAPVEWEGRTIAVSQSNNMYIFPGMGLGALVAKTPKVTKAMFLAASKALSAMVTPEQEAQGVLLPPMKDIREVSFTVAMAVAKEARDSGLGRLLDDKELEKVVRKAQWEPCFNPYRPG from the coding sequence ATGGGAGATTACGTTGTGAAAAACTTCTCAATTAAGATCGACGCGCTCACCGGCGAGGAGTACTACGAGATCTACATCCGCGGCCAGCAGCTCCTGCGCGATCCGCTGCTGAACAAGGGCTCGGCCTTCACGCTCGAGGAGCGCATGACCCTGCAGCTGGACGGGCTCCTGAGGCCGGGCGTCGGCGACCTGGACACCCAGGTGAAGCGCGCCCGCCAGAACTACGAGCGCAAGCCCGACGACCTCGAGCGCTACATCTACCTGCTGGGCCTCCTGGACCGCAGCGAGCCGCTCTTCTACAAGCTCCTGTGCGAGAACCTCGAGGAGATGGTCCCGATCGTCTACACGCCGACGGTGGGCCAGGCCTGCCTCCAGCTCAGCCACATCCACCGCCGCTTCCGAGGCCTCTACATCAGCCCCGAGAACATCAGCCGCATCGACCAGATCTTCCAGAGCGTCCACCTGCCCCAGGTCTACCTGATCGTGGTCACCGACGGCGAGCGCATCCTGGGTCTCGGCGACCTCGGCTCGGACGGCATGGGCATCCCGATCGGCAAGGTGGCCCTCTACGTGGCGGCCGGTGGCCTCCACCCCGCCGCCTGCCTGCCGATCTCGCTCGACGTGGGGACCAACAACGAGCGCCTCCTCAAGGACCCGCTCTACCTCGGCTACCAGCACCCGCGCCTTGAGGGCAAGGCCTACGAGGACTTCATCGAGAGGTTCATCCTGGGCGTGAAGAGGAACTTCCCCCACGCACTGCTGCAGTGGGAGGACTTCGCGAAGCACAAGGCCTTCAAGAACCTCGAGCGCTACCGGGAACGGATCCTGTCATTCAACGACGACATCCAGGGCACCGGCGCCACTGCCCTCGCGGCCCTCCTCACCGCGATGCGGATCAAGAAGAGCTCGTTGCAGGAGGAACGCTTCGTCATCGTCGGCATGGGCCAGGCCGGCACCGGCATCGCCACCTGCATCCAGGCCATGCTGAAGGAGGGGGGGCTCACCGACGCCGAGGCGCGCAGCCGGATCTTCGCCGTCGACTATCAGGGGCTGCTGGTCGAGGACGACCCCGAGCTCGAGCGCCCCCAGTGGCCGTTCTCCCAGCCGCGGCAGGCGGTGGCGGAATGGCAGCTCGAGGCCCCTCCCAAGATCACCCTCCAGGACGTGGTCGCGAACGCCAAGCCGACGGTGCTGGTGGGTGTGACGGCCAAGCGCGGGCTGTTCTCGGAGCAGATCCTGGCCGAGGTGGCCAAGAATACCGACCGCCCGGTCATCCTCGCCCTCTCGAACCCCACCTCCAAGACCGAGTGCACGCCGGCCGAGGCGGCCAAGGCCACCGGCGGCAAGTGCCTCATCGCCACCGGCAGCCCGTTCGCGCCGGTGGAGTGGGAGGGCCGCACGATCGCCGTCTCCCAGTCCAACAACATGTACATCTTCCCGGGCATGGGCCTCGGCGCCCTGGTCGCCAAGACGCCCAAGGTGACCAAGGCGATGTTCCTCGCGGCGAGCAAGGCCCTGAGCGCCATGGTGACGCCGGAGCAGGAGGCGCAGGGCGTGCTGCTGCCCCCGATGAAGGACATCCGGGAGGTCTCGTTCACGGTCGCCATGGCGGTGGCCAAGGAAGCGCGGGACTCCGGGCTGGGCCGGCTCCTCGACGACAAGGAGCTCGAGAAGGTGGTCCGCAAGGCCCAGTGGGAGCCCTGCTTCAACCCCTACCGCCCGGGCTAG
- a CDS encoding protein kinase: protein MTLAKGARLGPYEILEALGAGGMGEVYKARDTRLERTVAIKVLPEHLAGSPELRQRLEREARAVSTLSHPNICALFDIGRDQGVDYLVMEYLEGESLARRLGKGPLPIDELLRVAVQIADALEKAHRSGIVHRDLKPGNIMLTRGGAKLLDFGLAKTGVVLEGGDPTVSPTLSQPLTAAGTLVGTYQYMAPEQLEGREADARTDIYAFGAVLFEMATGRRAFQAASAASLIGAIMHSTPQPASTIAPMTPPALDRVIATCLAKDPEARWQTAHDVKLQLEWIAEGGSSTGLPAPVAARRKSRERIAWALAVVAAASAAVLGVGFALRAPAEPRQVRFEIAVPEELASVGSPRISPDGRMVAFAATDASGRTAIWLRALDSLEAQPLAGTDNPAGRPIWSPDSRHIAFFASGRLKKVAVEGGPSQTICDAPSGADGSWSTAGQILYDGGAADPIRAVAAAGGSPRGVITASSDGGPLNVGWPEFLPDGKRFLYIELGSEGRLRTLRGALDGSPPTVLGESDSRAQYVEPGYLLYVRESTLVAQPFDADAGELTGEPRPLADQVIAGSVGQADFSASRDGTLVYRTSPFVDRQPVWRDRAGRQLGAVGEPARFGASSLSPDGSRLAVDIWGQSGQQEDVWVYDLERGARSRFTFDPGSDFAPLWSPDGTRIAFASIRSGTFTISVKDASGAGEEQPLLTADGYLVPCDWSRDGRFIVVMRQAAGTSWDIWALPMDGSGDAFPVVATPFLDGRSCFSPDGRWLAYESDESGRFEIYVRQFPGAGGRWQVSTAGGAEPWWSADGRTIFYLDGEENLVSVAVDAADAFTAALPEVLFEARLTPGIYRNRYLAAGDGERFLTLSPLESQARPPLTVVLNWDAALSK from the coding sequence ATGACCCTGGCGAAGGGGGCGCGGCTGGGGCCCTACGAGATCCTCGAAGCCCTCGGGGCCGGCGGCATGGGCGAGGTCTACAAGGCGCGCGACACCCGCCTCGAGCGCACGGTCGCGATCAAGGTGCTGCCCGAGCACCTGGCGGGAAGCCCTGAGCTGCGGCAGCGGCTCGAGCGCGAGGCCCGGGCGGTGTCCACCCTGTCGCACCCCAACATCTGCGCCCTCTTCGACATCGGCCGCGACCAGGGGGTCGACTACCTGGTCATGGAGTACCTCGAGGGGGAGTCGCTCGCCCGCCGTCTCGGCAAGGGGCCGCTGCCCATCGACGAGCTGCTGAGGGTCGCGGTCCAGATCGCCGATGCCCTCGAGAAGGCGCACCGCTCCGGCATCGTCCACCGCGACCTCAAGCCCGGCAACATCATGCTGACCCGCGGCGGCGCCAAGCTGCTCGATTTCGGCCTCGCCAAGACCGGTGTCGTCCTCGAGGGCGGAGACCCGACCGTGTCGCCGACTCTCAGCCAGCCGCTGACCGCCGCCGGCACCCTGGTCGGCACCTACCAGTACATGGCGCCGGAGCAGCTCGAGGGCCGGGAGGCGGACGCCCGCACCGACATCTACGCCTTCGGCGCCGTGCTCTTCGAGATGGCCACCGGCCGGCGCGCCTTCCAGGCCGCATCCGCGGCGAGCCTGATCGGCGCCATCATGCACTCCACTCCCCAGCCCGCATCGACGATCGCGCCGATGACGCCGCCGGCCCTCGACCGGGTGATCGCGACCTGCCTCGCCAAGGACCCGGAGGCGCGCTGGCAGACGGCGCACGACGTCAAGCTGCAGCTCGAGTGGATCGCCGAGGGCGGCTCGTCGACCGGGCTGCCGGCGCCGGTGGCGGCGCGGCGCAAGAGCCGGGAGCGGATCGCCTGGGCGCTCGCCGTGGTGGCAGCGGCTTCCGCGGCGGTGCTCGGCGTGGGCTTCGCGCTGCGCGCTCCCGCCGAGCCGCGCCAGGTCCGGTTCGAGATCGCCGTACCCGAGGAGCTCGCCTCGGTCGGCTCGCCCCGGATCTCGCCCGACGGCCGGATGGTGGCCTTCGCGGCGACCGATGCCAGCGGCAGGACCGCGATCTGGCTGCGGGCGCTCGACAGCCTCGAGGCGCAGCCGCTCGCCGGCACCGACAACCCTGCTGGACGTCCGATCTGGTCACCGGACAGCCGGCACATCGCCTTCTTCGCAAGCGGAAGGCTCAAGAAGGTCGCGGTCGAGGGCGGGCCGTCGCAGACCATCTGTGACGCGCCCAGCGGCGCCGACGGGAGCTGGAGCACAGCCGGCCAGATCCTCTACGACGGCGGCGCCGCCGACCCGATCCGCGCGGTCGCCGCGGCCGGCGGCTCGCCACGCGGCGTGATCACGGCGAGCTCCGACGGGGGTCCGCTCAACGTCGGGTGGCCCGAGTTCCTGCCCGACGGCAAGCGCTTTCTCTACATCGAACTCGGCTCCGAGGGAAGACTGCGGACGCTGCGCGGTGCCCTCGACGGCTCGCCGCCGACGGTGCTGGGAGAGTCGGACTCGCGAGCCCAGTACGTCGAGCCGGGGTACCTGCTGTACGTCCGGGAGAGCACGCTGGTGGCCCAGCCGTTCGACGCGGACGCCGGGGAGCTCACCGGCGAGCCACGGCCGCTGGCCGACCAGGTGATTGCGGGCAGCGTCGGCCAGGCCGACTTCTCGGCGTCCCGTGACGGGACGCTGGTCTATCGGACGTCGCCGTTCGTCGACCGACAGCCGGTGTGGCGGGACCGGGCGGGTCGGCAGCTCGGGGCGGTGGGTGAGCCGGCGCGGTTCGGGGCGTCGAGTCTGTCGCCGGACGGATCGCGGCTCGCGGTCGACATATGGGGACAGTCGGGGCAGCAGGAGGACGTCTGGGTCTACGACCTCGAGCGCGGCGCGAGGTCCCGCTTCACCTTCGACCCGGGCTCCGACTTTGCGCCGCTGTGGTCTCCCGACGGCACGCGCATCGCGTTCGCCTCGATCCGCTCCGGCACCTTCACCATCTCCGTCAAGGACGCCTCGGGCGCGGGCGAGGAGCAGCCGCTGCTGACGGCCGACGGGTACCTGGTCCCGTGCGACTGGTCGCGGGATGGCCGCTTCATCGTCGTGATGAGGCAGGCCGCCGGCACCTCGTGGGACATCTGGGCGCTGCCGATGGACGGCTCGGGCGACGCCTTCCCGGTGGTGGCGACGCCGTTCCTCGACGGCCGGTCCTGCTTCTCGCCGGACGGCCGCTGGCTCGCCTACGAGTCCGACGAGTCCGGGCGATTCGAGATCTACGTGCGGCAGTTCCCGGGCGCAGGCGGCCGCTGGCAGGTGTCGACCGCGGGCGGGGCCGAGCCGTGGTGGAGCGCCGACGGCCGCACGATCTTCTACCTCGACGGCGAGGAAAACCTGGTGTCGGTCGCGGTCGATGCTGCCGATGCCTTCACGGCCGCGCTGCCCGAGGTGCTGTTCGAAGCCCGGCTGACCCCCGGGATCTACCGCAACCGTTACCTGGCGGCGGGCGACGGTGAGCGCTTCCTCACGCTGTCACCGCTGGAGAGCCAGGCCAGGCCGCCGCTGACGGTGGTGCTCAACTGGGACGCCGCGCTGTCGAAGTGA
- a CDS encoding DUF937 domain-containing protein, producing MDINDLLAQMGGLQSIARELGVSESQAANGAAALLPAILGGFKKQAKAQPTGLEGLGGLLGQLGGGGLLDEVLSPQPTNVNRGNDVLGSIFGSKDVSRAVTQNAASRSGLDAGLLKKMLPMLAMMVAGFMAKGGAGAAAPRQQPAGGGLGGLVGGLLGNLMGGRGAAGGGASAGLASMLDLDGDGNPLDDILEMAGKAMR from the coding sequence ATGGACATCAACGACCTGCTCGCCCAGATGGGCGGCCTTCAGTCAATCGCGCGCGAGCTGGGCGTCAGCGAGAGCCAGGCGGCGAACGGCGCCGCTGCGCTCCTGCCGGCGATCCTCGGTGGATTCAAGAAGCAGGCCAAGGCGCAGCCCACCGGCCTCGAGGGGCTCGGCGGCCTGCTCGGGCAGCTCGGCGGCGGCGGCCTGCTCGACGAGGTGCTGTCGCCACAGCCGACCAATGTCAACCGCGGCAACGACGTGCTCGGGAGCATCTTCGGCTCCAAGGACGTGAGCCGTGCGGTCACCCAGAACGCGGCCTCGCGCTCGGGCCTCGACGCGGGCCTGCTCAAGAAGATGCTGCCGATGCTGGCGATGATGGTCGCCGGCTTCATGGCGAAGGGCGGCGCCGGCGCCGCGGCCCCGCGGCAGCAGCCGGCGGGCGGCGGGCTCGGCGGCCTGGTGGGCGGCCTGCTCGGCAACCTGATGGGAGGGCGCGGCGCGGCGGGCGGCGGCGCCTCGGCCGGGCTCGCGTCGATGCTCGACCTGGACGGCGACGGCAATCCCCTGGACGACATCCTGGAGATGGCCGGCAAGGCGATGCGATAG
- a CDS encoding RNB domain-containing ribonuclease, with product MTADDRTNRATLRRIAHRAMRERGLEPDFSPAAMAELARMPAAPAPAAGARDLRHLPWCSIDNDDSLDLDQLTVAQPLPGGAARLLVAVADVDALVAKGSAVDDHARTNTTSVYTAAEIFPMLPERLSTDLSSLADRQDRPAVVVEMTISEDGGLNGAGLHRAFVHNHAKLAYDAVAAWLEGSGPMPAAVAAVPDLEDSLRLQDAIAQRLRTARHERGALALKTVEARPVFDADRIQDLADDEDNRAKELIEDFMIAANGVTARFLEDRGFPSLRRVVRTPKRWERIVELAAEAGERLPATPDARALAAFLARRQAADRLRFPDLSLSVVKLLGAGEYVVDVPGSSAPGHFGLAVRDYTHSTAPNRRFPDLITQRLVKAALAGARPPYAGDELAALATHCTVQEDAANKVERQVAKSAAALLLSSRVGEQFDGIVTGAAAKGTWVRIFRPPVEGKVVEGFAGLDVGRQVRVQLVGTDVERGFIDFRRVDDLPRR from the coding sequence ATGACGGCCGACGACCGCACCAATCGCGCCACCCTAAGACGGATCGCGCACCGGGCGATGCGCGAGCGCGGCCTCGAGCCCGACTTCTCGCCCGCGGCGATGGCCGAGCTCGCGAGGATGCCGGCGGCGCCCGCGCCCGCGGCCGGCGCCCGCGACCTGCGGCACCTCCCGTGGTGCTCGATCGACAACGACGACTCTCTCGACCTCGACCAGCTCACGGTAGCGCAGCCGCTGCCCGGCGGCGCAGCCCGGCTGCTGGTCGCGGTCGCCGACGTCGACGCCCTGGTGGCCAAGGGCTCGGCGGTCGACGATCACGCCCGCACCAACACGACCTCGGTCTACACCGCGGCCGAGATCTTCCCGATGCTGCCCGAGCGGCTGTCCACCGACCTCAGCTCGCTCGCCGACCGCCAGGACCGCCCGGCGGTCGTGGTCGAGATGACGATCAGCGAGGACGGCGGCCTGAACGGCGCCGGCCTCCACCGGGCCTTCGTCCACAACCACGCCAAGCTCGCCTACGACGCGGTCGCAGCCTGGCTCGAAGGCAGCGGCCCGATGCCGGCGGCGGTCGCCGCGGTCCCCGACCTCGAGGACAGCCTGCGGCTCCAGGATGCGATCGCGCAGCGGCTCAGGACCGCCCGCCACGAGCGCGGCGCCCTCGCCCTCAAGACCGTCGAGGCGCGCCCGGTGTTCGACGCCGACCGGATCCAGGACCTCGCCGACGACGAGGACAACCGCGCCAAGGAGCTGATCGAGGACTTCATGATCGCCGCCAACGGCGTCACCGCCCGCTTCCTGGAGGACCGGGGCTTCCCCTCGCTGCGCCGGGTGGTGCGGACTCCCAAGCGCTGGGAGCGCATCGTCGAGCTGGCCGCGGAGGCCGGCGAGCGACTCCCCGCCACCCCCGACGCCCGCGCCCTCGCGGCCTTCCTGGCCAGGCGCCAGGCCGCCGACCGGCTCCGTTTCCCCGACCTATCGCTGTCGGTGGTCAAGCTGCTCGGCGCGGGCGAGTACGTCGTCGACGTGCCGGGGAGCTCGGCGCCCGGGCACTTCGGCCTGGCGGTCCGGGACTACACCCACTCGACCGCGCCCAACCGCCGTTTCCCGGACCTGATCACCCAGCGCCTGGTCAAGGCAGCCCTGGCCGGTGCGCGGCCGCCCTACGCCGGCGACGAGCTCGCCGCGCTCGCCACCCACTGCACGGTCCAGGAGGACGCCGCCAACAAGGTCGAGCGCCAGGTCGCCAAGTCCGCGGCGGCGCTGCTGCTCTCGTCGCGCGTCGGCGAGCAGTTCGACGGGATCGTCACCGGCGCCGCGGCCAAGGGCACCTGGGTCCGCATCTTCAGGCCGCCCGTGGAGGGCAAGGTGGTCGAGGGCTTCGCCGGCCTCGACGTCGGGCGCCAGGTGCGGGTGCAGCTCGTCGGCACCGACGTCGAACGCGGCTTCATCGACTTCCGCCGCGTGGACGACCTCCCTCGCCGCTGA
- a CDS encoding pitrilysin family protein → MSRKRSHAVTLALSLATLWMVAPAAAGGFADLEQRVVEQTLPNGLKVLILPRPFAPVVSMVTFADVGSVDENQNATGLAHIFEHMAFKGTTTIGTTDLARELEAMEREDQAFAALREERMRRPRPDPDRLQQLEEDLAAAVAEARQYVKQNELGEIVERAGGQGLNAGTSFDQTVYMYSLPSNKLELWATLEADRFTNPVLREFYTEKDVIMEERRMAMSQPVSRLIEDFLAVAFKASMYRSFVIGHMSDLQGITRDQAREWFARYYGARNLTVAIVGDVDPAAVMPMLERTLGAIPAGFDPDPVVTEEPPQRAEKRIIMEDPSQPILFMGYHKGDVNDPDDAVYEALSELLAGGRSSRLYTSLVKDKKIALDAGAMSDIGQKKYPGLFIFYAVPNRGNTNAECEAAIDEEIARLKREPVSRAELEGVRARVKAGFLRSVGSNMGLAMRLASAENLNGDWREAFRWLDRIDKVTADDIMRVATAAFTRSNRTVGLIETVTEPAAGAAAP, encoded by the coding sequence ATGAGCAGGAAACGCAGCCACGCCGTGACCCTCGCCCTTTCTCTCGCAACCCTGTGGATGGTCGCGCCCGCCGCCGCGGGGGGCTTCGCCGACCTCGAGCAGCGGGTGGTCGAGCAGACGCTCCCCAACGGGCTCAAGGTGCTGATCCTGCCCCGCCCGTTCGCGCCGGTGGTGTCGATGGTCACCTTCGCCGACGTCGGCAGCGTCGACGAGAACCAGAACGCGACCGGGCTCGCCCACATCTTCGAGCACATGGCCTTCAAGGGCACGACCACGATCGGCACCACCGACCTCGCGCGGGAGCTCGAGGCGATGGAGCGGGAGGACCAGGCGTTCGCGGCCCTGCGCGAGGAGCGGATGCGGCGCCCGCGGCCCGACCCCGACCGCCTGCAGCAGCTCGAGGAGGACCTCGCCGCCGCGGTCGCGGAGGCCAGGCAGTACGTCAAGCAGAACGAGCTCGGCGAGATCGTCGAGCGGGCCGGCGGCCAGGGCCTCAACGCCGGCACCTCCTTTGACCAGACGGTCTACATGTACTCGTTGCCCTCGAACAAGCTCGAGCTGTGGGCGACCCTCGAAGCGGACCGCTTCACCAACCCGGTCCTGCGCGAGTTCTACACCGAGAAGGACGTGATCATGGAGGAGCGGCGGATGGCCATGAGCCAGCCCGTCAGCCGCCTGATCGAGGACTTCCTCGCGGTCGCGTTCAAGGCGAGCATGTACCGCTCGTTCGTCATCGGTCACATGAGCGACCTCCAGGGCATCACCCGCGACCAGGCGCGGGAGTGGTTCGCCCGCTACTACGGAGCCCGCAACCTCACCGTGGCGATCGTCGGCGACGTCGACCCGGCCGCAGTGATGCCGATGCTCGAGCGCACGCTCGGCGCCATCCCGGCCGGTTTCGATCCGGACCCGGTGGTCACCGAGGAGCCGCCGCAGCGGGCCGAGAAGCGGATCATCATGGAGGACCCGTCGCAGCCGATCCTGTTCATGGGCTACCACAAGGGGGACGTCAACGACCCCGACGACGCGGTCTACGAGGCGCTCAGCGAGCTGCTCGCCGGGGGCCGCTCATCGCGCCTGTACACGTCCCTGGTCAAGGACAAGAAGATCGCGCTCGACGCCGGCGCGATGTCCGACATCGGCCAGAAGAAGTACCCCGGCCTGTTCATCTTCTACGCGGTCCCCAACCGGGGCAACACCAACGCCGAGTGCGAGGCGGCGATCGACGAGGAGATCGCGCGCCTGAAGCGCGAGCCGGTCTCCCGAGCGGAGCTCGAGGGCGTCCGGGCGCGCGTCAAGGCCGGCTTCCTGCGCTCGGTCGGCTCGAACATGGGCCTCGCCATGAGGCTGGCCAGCGCCGAGAACCTCAACGGGGACTGGCGCGAGGCGTTCCGCTGGCTCGACCGGATCGACAAGGTGACGGCCGACGACATCATGCGGGTCGCCACCGCGGCCTTCACCAGGTCCAACCGGACCGTCGGCCTGATCGAGACCGTCACCGAACCGGCGGCCGGCGCGGCGGCGCCGTGA